TGCTGTCCCGAGGCCATCTCAAACTTTTCTAAAATTTCTAGCATACAGTACACTTCCCTCTCCCCTGCCTTACAATATAAATACGAATCATCCGCAAACAACATATGATTAATAGATGGAGCTCTTTTGCAGATTTTTACACCCTTGATCAGCTTATGCCTCTCATAATCATTAAGCATTGCAGAAAGCCCCTCTGCACAAAGAATAAAAAGATACGGAGATAAAGGATCTCCCTGACGCAGGCCACGAGTTGGAACAATTGGACCTATTTCTCGACGAGCATGAACAATATGATAAGATACCGAGGTAACACACTGGAGAATCAGGTGCACCCATCGAGAGTGAAACTCCATTTTAGTTAGAATAGGTTTGCAAATAACTCCACTCAATACGGTCATATGCTTTGCTCATGTCCAACTTTAACGCCATATACGCATCCTTTCCCCTTCTTTTTCTTTTCAGCGTGTGCATTACCTCAGAAGCTATCATTACATTATCAGAGATTAGACGTCCAGACATAAAGgcactttgattttcagaaataACCTGATCCAGCATTCCTTTAAGCCGATTAGCTAGGACTTTAGTAATGATTTTGACAGTTACATTGCACAAGGAAATCGGGCGAAGATCTCCAACCACCTCCGGCGATTTTTTCTTTGGAATCAAAACTATGTTAGTTGCATTTAACTCCCCCACCATCTCGCCAGTTCTGAAAAAATCCCGCACCAGCTCAACTATGTCAGTGCCCACAATATGCCAATATCGCTGATAAAAACCCGGTGTCATTCCATCCGGACCCGGGGCTTTGTCCGGATTCATTTGAAACAAAGCGAACTTAACTTCCTCAGCTGTAATGTCCTGCAGTAACTGATCATTCTGCTCATTCGTGATCGTAGTAGGCACATAACTCACCACCTCCTTCCAGTTCACCGTTGATTCAGTAAAGAGATTAGAAAAATAACTAGACATTAAGTCAGCCAAGCCATTATCCTACTCAACCCAATTACCCTCCTCGTTTTTGAGTCTAGTAATTTGATTGTTTCTTCTTCTAGCGGATGCATAATTGTGAAAAAAATGACTGTTTTGATCACCATCTTGAAGCCACAATTGCTTTGCCCTTTGACGCCAGAAAATCTCTCTTTGGTGCAAGATTTTTGTCAATTCAGTTCTCGCCATTCTGTATTTTTCCGTCGAGTTTTCATCTCTCCCCCCTCTATACAGCTTCATATCAGCTTTACATTGCTTTATACGTCCTCCAAAATTACCTGTTATCTCCCTTCCCCAAGTAGTTAAACTACCACTACAAGTTTTGATTTTTTGGAGCACCGATGCTTCTATATCTCTAAGCCAGCCATCATTAACAATAATTTCACACATAGGTTCCATCATCCAAGCATTTTCAAACTTAAACCGAAACGGAGCGTTGATTTTTGCAACAACTTGCGGGACTAGCAGTATTGGGCTGTGATCACTAGAAGTACTTTCTAAATTATAAAGCTTTGCCAACGGGAACAAACCCAGCCATGCCAAATTAGTAAGAGCTCTGTCCAAACGCACCTCCATCCAGTCCTCTGTGTCCCTTCCCCTTTCCCACGTGAACTGATGTCCTATAAGCTCCATATCTATAAGTCCAGAGTCTTGCAATGCCTCGTTAAAACCATCAATGAGCCAAGTTGGGTATTGCGATCCTCCCACCTTATCCCCAACCTCAACGACATTATTAATATCTCCAATCACGCACCATGGGAGATTTGAATCCCGAGAAAGGTTACGAAGCAAATCCCAAGTTCTATGACGTAAGACCCTGTTTGGTTCTCCGTAGAGACCTGTAAGACGCCATTGCTCACCCTGCTCCATAATAACTTTCACGTCAATATGATTTTGAGAGAACCCCAGCAATTCCACCTGATCTTGCTCTTTCCATAATAACGCGATACCACCACTACGCCCCACCGAATCAACCACAAACATGCCTTGGTATCCCAACTTCAGCTGAACCCACTCCATTTTTGATTTTTTAGCAAGAGTTTCACATAAAAAAATTAACATTGGCTTTTCTTGACGTACAACGTCGCATAGGAACTGAATATTCCGAGGAAAGCCTACCCCCCGGCAGTTCCAACTTAGAGTTTTCATGATGATAGGCGGGTCTGCAAAGCAGATCCCGCCAGATTCCCGTTTTTTGAACCAATAACAGTAATATTACCTTCATATGTCATGTCAAAATCTGTTTCATCCTCCACATTTGAAATGGACAGCCCAGCACCAGTGGGCTCATCTATTCTCCTTCTTTTTGGGTCCAGCACCTGAAGACCCACTTCCTCATTTAAACCAATATTCTCTCCCGCTATTTTTGCTTGAGTGAGGGACTGAGAGATATTTTCTCCACGACATGTGTTTATCCCTTGATTTTCTCCCAACTCTTTCTGTTTAGCGTCTAATACCATATCCAATTTGTTAGCAACAATTACGGGATTTTGTTTGTCACCAGCGGTTTTTGTGGCTATCTCTTTACCTCCCTCCTCAACATCTCTGTCCGCCGGAAAAGCCACCGGATTTCTTCCTCCTTGGCGAAGCCATTTGGCTCCCATAGTATGACTACGGCGTCTAGGTTCCGCTTTCATCCATGCACCATAAGGTTTCCCTATCTGATCAGCTGGTGTATCAAATATCTTTTGGCAAAATTTCTCTCCATAACCTACCATGCCACATATGAAGCAGAAAGTAGATATTCCTTTATAACGGAAGTTCACCCAACACCACTCTGACTGATTTTTCCGGAGCTTCATACATCGTTTTAACGGTTTAGTTAGATCAATTGTTACCCTGACTCGTAGATATTCACGCCATACACCCACAAAGTTGTTCGCATCGGATTCTACGAATTTACCCACATAGTTGCCTACATCTGTAACCACTCTCTGCGACATAAAGCCTGCATTCATTCCATGAAGTTGAATCCACAAATCCATCTTGTTAATGGCAATAGTACGAGGGTTATCACCCTCTTGCATACGTTCAATAATTAAGTGGAACCTCCCAAAAGTCCATGGACTGCCTTCAATCACCCTAGCAATATCCAGTTCATGGTAAAATTGAAAGACATATCTATTCCTATCCACCTCCTTAATGTATACTCCCTTCCCTGGTTTCCATAGAGCTGCCATGCGGTGTTGCATTGCTTGAAAGTCTATAGGAGAATCTGTCAGGAATCGTCCTACCAGGCACCAACGAACATCTATCTCCGATAAATCTTCCGTGTTATTCTCATACGAAATGCCTCCTTCCTCATCATCCATCTTAAAACTTGCAAAACTTGCCTCCATTTCTTCAAGTGTATTTTGATGATTAGCCATAATTACTATTGTGAAAATGATTGAGCGTGGAAAAAGGGTTGAAAAGATTGTTTGTACTAAATATGAAACGAAAAACGACAATGGAAAAACGAGATCAGTAACTAGGGTTTAAAAACTCTCAAACCATGGCATAAGCCAAGACTGATTAAGTATATGATTAACTTCAAATTATTATCGTTAGTAAGCAGCTGCCAACAAGATATCTAGATATATACCTTCTTGTTTATTTCAATGTTTTTTTAGTATGTTTTTAGGGATGGGGACGGGGATGAATGCTTCTATTCATGCTTAACAGGTAATCTGGGGGAATAAGTCGAAAATAAATTTTTGTTTGCAGGTTTGGTCAAATGAAGCACAAAGCCTAAATTGAAATGTACTCTAATGGATAAAATGAGGAGACAAATGAGGACTAATAAATTATTGGGTACTACAGATATGAGAATAAATCATGCTATGAAATGGTTACAAGTCACGTAGCGTGCACTACTGCTGTATTTGTAGGATTAAATCGTACGTAATGTTTGCCATTTGCCGAAGCACCCTGTGCTCAATTGTGTAGAGGGCATTTCATGTAGGTGTATTTTATGTGTCTGGATATCCAATTTCTAAAACTCGTATTTTGTGTACCGGCGCTTCAAAATGCGTACCAACGTATATACATCCGTCAAATATTGTCGACGCCATTACCTTTTTTAGGGTATTTCATATAATTTATATTATAGCGGTTATATATACATTACAATTGCAGGACTTTGCCTTCCTCATTATTTCCCCAAACACGAAAACCTAATTTTTTAATTGATTGCTCTCCCAACACAGAAATTACAGACAAGAACGAAGATATTTTCGACCTGGCTTGCGATTGTATGTATATGAGCGTGATTAAGACTCATTGGTACGGTAAAAATGCTGGAAAAAGGTTTGGCGGATATCACATGTGAGTAGACCAACCACTTGGACATCGAGTTGTAACATCAATTGAGGAGCTGTAGGACTAGTATGCTGAGCAGGTGCATAGGTCCGGGCGCAGGATGGATCGTCTGATCGAACAACATGAATTTGAGATGAGTGTTGTGAACAAGAAGCAAAAGTTCACTATCATTGCGATGTTTGTGTTGTTATCGCTAATAATGAACATGATTCTCGGTGATGTTAGACAGTAAATTGTGGTTGAAAATGAAGGATATGATTCCTTGGATGATTAAGCGAAGTGTTTACTTGTAATTTCATGAATAGTAGTTGTTTTGTGGTAGTTGTTATCAACAATTATGTGCGACACACGAGTATTCAATAATATtctatatttaaattaaaataatatatgattgatGACATTTAAAATTAATGCTTAATTTAGTAAGTAGTTGCTGGGATTCGAACTTCTagtttgaaatttaaaataaatgctTAATTTAATATAATTCGAAACTAAGAATTTGGGTagtgaattattttaatatttagaTATTATTTGTTATTTGTGGAATTTGAAACTGGTAACTCATTTATATCtttatgaataataataatttaaatatttgttgttggaggTATTCGAACCTGAGAAATTTGGTGGTGCATTTTTAAATGTTTGTTATTAGAGGGATTTCAATACGTGAGTTTGGGAAGTGCATTATTTTAATATTTACATCTAAAGGTTATGATCATTTGATTAAGAAGATCTTACCGTCGTAAGAGGGGATAGCCAAAATGAAGGTTTAACCAAATTATACCTAATTTCGGGTATTATATTTTAGTATAGATAGATGATAATATAAATGTTTGCTgttataaatatttgttgttcgAGAGATTCGAACCTGTAAATTTAGATGAtgtatttttattaatatttggATCTAACGGTTCTGATTATTTGATTAAGAGATCTGACGGTTGTGATTGAAAAATAATCACAAAAAtgctgttaggaatatatgtgcattagtttgatgatatgtttaacaaaacacttaagtagaagtttagtgtttgtagcctcaacggataagaccactttggctatctgttgatggtgcagctttacttagaaataagtctagtgttgtagcacatttcagtctctgtatttaagatataattcttagaagttgagagaaaatataagtcatgttgactactagaagatatgcaaataggaaggccaattgtaaatatttcatgccttgtaattttgtataaatgaagtggtatcaacggatgtcttaaagaccttcaacggatgagaaacaaagcttaacggatgtctctaaagcttcaacggatagagcttcaactgctaacacatcaacggataaagccatcaacggatgaatgcttcaacggatgttctgttaaatagcagttgataagtggtagttgtaacagcagacagaggcacatgggttgacagagataactgaaatgtggaagcctaatttcaggaatatcagaaaaagcagtcgttctactctagtacaaagaggcaatagtcaacaaagtacttgagtgatatggagaagaaacaagtggagaactcattttattattgtatttttatctttgtcttcacttgtacacttggtgatatataaaccaagtagcagctagtaattagataagaatttttccagtgctgtttagaaaaatcttgagagaaaaattatctagtttgtactagaacgcagctgtgatcaacatcttgaatcacagattttctgaaataccatctctggtggaacaacaatccaccagaaaagtttttaaggtctgttgtgttctttacattagtgcttgaatatatatctgtctgtattagcttaaagcaattcacacacttgtttatcttgaacacaaagcctttaaaactgctcaaaacttgaaaaagttttgagatttacattcaaccccccttctgtaaatctcattgttagtccactaggaataacaattggtattagagcaagctcttgacacacaaagagtttaaaggtcttggaaactaacaaagatgagtaagaaggatattggagtaaaaatcccagttcttgacaaagacagttatcactattggaaggtgaaaatgtaccttcatctactctcccaagatgaaggttatgtaaactgcattgagaatggtcctcacattccccacaaagtagccacagttgctacggccacaattgctgttggtcaatccattccaaaacctagagcagaatggacaatggaagacacagaagaagtccacaaggataagaaggctatgaacattttgtttaatggtcttgacaaggatatgtttgataatgtgataaattacacaactgccaaagaggtttgggacacagttcagctactgtgtgaaggtacagaacaagtaaaagaaaacaaaatgcagcttctcattcaaccgtatgagtattttcattttgaagaaaatgaatctttaaatgacacattcaatagattccaaaagctgttgaatggactgaagctgtatggtagagtgtaccaggtgaaggatttaaatcttaaatttttaagttccttgccaaaggaatggaaacccatgactgtctccttgagaaactctcaagattataaggacttcactcttaaaagattatatggaatcttgaagacttatgaactagagctggaacaggatgaggtattggagaagggaagaaagaaaggaggttcagttgccttggtagctgaaaacgagaaagaatgcagacaagaaactgtgagatctacattaaactccaaagatggcacaagcaaatcagaatcaagcaagggtaaggagcaagttgctgaaaatgaagacaactccagccaagatgactctgatggtattgatgagcatcttgcattcctgtccaggagatttgcaaagatgaaatttaggaaaaatactagagccactaaacctcataagaacatggtggacaaatccaagttcaagtgtttcaattgtggtataagtggacactttgcaagtgagtgcagaaagccaacttctgaaaagaagaaatttgaccaagtagattacaaaaagaaatattttgatctgctcaagcaaaaggagagggctttcattactcaagaaaaagactgggcagctgatggagaagaagaggatgaagatgtggaatatgtcaacttggctctcatggctgattctgaggaaaatgaagttagttcatcaagcaaccaggtaatcactactgatttaacacagcttactaaagaagagtgcaatgatgcttttaatgacatgtctactgaattgtatcatttgtgtgtgtctcttaaatctcttgctaaagaaaatagtaggattaaagagaacaatctgtttttaagtaatagaaatgctgtgttagaagataagttgattgatctagagaaaactaagctacattgtatatctgttgaaaatgaactagctgaatctgttaagaaagtagaaatactttccaatcaattagagagagagcaagaggtgattaaagcctggaagacatctagggatgttagtgctcaaatttccaaggtccaaggaattgaatcattctgtgagactacctgggataaaaacaaaaacaaaaagaaactggaattaattgatgggctgtcaacggatgtggaatcaacggatgatgaaagttatccgttgaaggaagaaaaggagcatccgttgaaggttcctcaattaaaacaggcagatgtttctaaaagtgaaaatctaaagaaactcaacaaaaagtttggttcaacttccaagaactttgtcaaaggagaagcaagcacatccaaagatttcagtaaggtgaatataggacacatgaccttagaacagttaaagaataggctcaaagtggttgaggataaaaaggaaactaaaaggaaatctaatagaaatgggaaggtaggggttaacaaacataacaattacacacctgataagtatgctcctagaaaaatctgtgtgcattgtagtagtgttaatcatctatctgctagttgcaaatctattaagaaaactcccatacctgtaccctcttccatgcctaatatgtctgcatcacctctgcatgctatgcctgttatgtctcaacagaatccttatgcacattttgcaaacatgccatattttaacaatccttatcttgctgcatttagtatgcctcaaatgccatacaatatgccaatatggaataacatgcttgcacaatccatgccttatcaaattccaaatgtgctaaatgattctgtgactaaccctacacctcaaccaactacatctaagatcaaggttgactcaaagttacctaagtctaaagatgcaggaggaatgaagtctaggagaaaggctaacaagaatggacccaaggaaacttgggtaccaaaatcaacttgattgattttatggtgtgcagggaaaaagaagaaatctatggtacttggacagtggctgttcaagacacatgacaggagatttctccctgctcactgagtttaaggagagagctggccctagcataacctttggagatgacagcaaagggtttactatgggatatggcttgatttcaacagggaatgtcatcattgatgaagttacattagttgatggtctcaagcacaacttactgagcatcagtcaactatgtgatagagggaatacaatttccttcgattcagaagtctgtgttgtcaccagtaagaaagacaacaaagtgattctaactggagttagaaaaggatatgtgtacttagctgacttcaactctacagatgcaaaatctattacttgtctcttcagcaaagcaagtccagttgaaagttggctatggcacaagaagctatcgcatttgaatttcaagacaatgaatgatctagtcaaaaaggacttagtcagaggaattcctcttgttgaattctcaagagatggtttgtgtgatgcttgtcagaaaggcaaataaaggaaagcatcattcaaaaagaagcttgaaacaacaattgatgaaccattacagctgctacatatggatttgtttggaccagtcaatgtattgtcaattgcaagaaaaagatattgcttagtgattgtagatgatttctcaaagttttcatgggtctattttcttggatcaaaggatgaagcaagtgaaatcattatcaatcacatcaggcaagtcaataatcatcctgacttgaaggttaggaatatcaggagtgacaatggaactgagttcaagaatttgtcaataaggctgttctgtgaagaaaatggaatcatgcatgagttctcagctccaagaacacctcagcaaaatggggtagttgaaagaaagaacagatctttgattgaggctgccagaacaatgcttgaagaatcaaagttaccaacatatttctgggctgaagctg
The sequence above is drawn from the Apium graveolens cultivar Ventura chromosome 2, ASM990537v1, whole genome shotgun sequence genome and encodes:
- the LOC141696197 gene encoding uncharacterized protein LOC141696197, with amino-acid sequence MEWVQLKLGYQGMFVVDSVGRSGGIALLWKEQDQVELLGFSQNHIDVKVIMEQGEQWRLTGLYGEPNRVLRHRTWDLLRNLSRDSNLPWCVIGDINNVVEVGDKVGGSQYPTWLIDGFNEALQDSGLIDMELIGHQFTWERGRDTEDWMEVRLDRALTNLAWLGLFPLAKLYNLESTSSDHSPILLVPQVVAKINAPFRFKFENAWMMEPMCEIIVNDGWLRDIEASVLQKIKTCSGSLTTWGREITGNFGGRIKQCKADMKLYRGGRDENSTEKYRMARTELTKILHQREIFWRQRAKQLWLQDGDQNSHFFHNYASARRRNNQITRLKNEEGNWVE